A genomic segment from Legionella micdadei encodes:
- a CDS encoding glycoside hydrolase family 5 protein, whose amino-acid sequence MNKLIAMISFIPALVFSATITNNITGVGPHGSIKPYICIQRSDGTVTLRLAPGMTGDANQASGNQGYAGGAIRFDGCTGDNTYLGYIGFLISNNGNNSINEYKPPEGVHIALKNPAIDASGNVTGSIEYTPIADNPNLTQAKPGSNWPFAGINLSGMEFGKVIDPTVIPNLSLTDSSTTNSDFKDTEEFIKAGINTVRVPISWGFLQLDGPGIGVLNEEYYENYIAPLLRSLTQAKVNTIVDLHAYMRYSKFGEQISGCNPAFTAHCPDGTLITDEAAYKSIWGQLAERMLKDSKIDKNYLMLDLMNEPVDVPDDKVFTIQAALIKMLREQNYRGYILVEGNNWTGLHSWTTYQWTGSDGTPYTNATLFTRDNFAKAGITDLSKVVINVHQYLDSDYSGTHDTCLQDLTTTGSNGFNLNAFGDYLTTNQLQAIVTEFGAGRSSDSCRAPLTHFMQYLQDNAAKDKGYGFVGWTIWSTGHGWGNYNLRVLPNSYQMDVLKQFL is encoded by the coding sequence ATGAATAAATTAATAGCAATGATTTCTTTTATTCCTGCGCTTGTTTTTTCGGCTACGATAACGAATAACATTACTGGCGTAGGTCCTCACGGATCGATTAAACCGTATATTTGCATTCAAAGATCAGATGGTACAGTGACTTTAAGACTTGCACCTGGTATGACTGGTGATGCGAATCAAGCATCTGGTAACCAAGGCTATGCAGGTGGAGCTATCCGCTTTGATGGCTGCACCGGAGACAACACTTATCTTGGCTATATCGGCTTTCTCATTAGCAATAACGGCAATAATTCAATCAATGAATACAAGCCACCTGAAGGGGTACACATTGCTTTAAAAAATCCGGCCATCGATGCTTCAGGCAATGTTACTGGCTCTATTGAATACACACCCATCGCCGATAATCCCAATTTAACCCAAGCCAAGCCTGGGTCTAATTGGCCCTTTGCCGGTATTAATTTGTCGGGTATGGAATTTGGCAAAGTCATTGACCCTACCGTTATTCCAAATCTTTCCCTAACTGACTCCAGCACCACTAATTCGGATTTTAAAGATACTGAGGAATTTATCAAAGCAGGAATCAACACCGTCCGTGTTCCGATAAGCTGGGGATTTCTTCAATTGGATGGACCTGGCATCGGCGTACTTAATGAAGAATATTACGAAAATTATATCGCCCCGCTGCTGCGTTCGCTCACTCAAGCGAAGGTTAATACGATAGTTGATTTGCATGCTTACATGCGGTACTCCAAATTTGGTGAGCAAATCTCTGGTTGTAATCCTGCTTTTACGGCACATTGCCCTGATGGAACTTTAATCACGGATGAAGCAGCCTATAAGTCAATTTGGGGACAACTTGCTGAACGAATGCTAAAAGATAGTAAAATCGATAAAAATTATCTTATGCTTGATCTGATGAATGAACCCGTCGATGTACCGGACGATAAAGTTTTCACAATACAAGCCGCTTTAATCAAAATGCTTAGAGAGCAGAATTATAGAGGCTATATTCTTGTTGAAGGTAACAACTGGACTGGCCTGCATTCTTGGACTACTTACCAGTGGACAGGTTCGGATGGCACGCCTTATACCAATGCGACCTTATTTACCCGAGACAATTTTGCGAAGGCAGGGATTACCGATTTATCTAAGGTGGTGATTAATGTCCATCAATATCTGGATTCAGATTACAGTGGAACCCATGATACTTGCCTGCAAGACTTAACAACCACGGGTTCTAATGGGTTTAATTTAAATGCATTCGGAGATTATTTAACTACCAATCAATTGCAAGCCATAGTCACTGAATTCGGTGCAGGCAGGAGTAGTGATAGCTGTCGTGCCCCGTTGACTCATTTCATGCAATACTTACAAGACAATGCCGCAAAAGATAAAGGCTATGGCTTTGTAGGATGGACTATCTGGTCTACAGGACATGGTTGGGGCAATTATAACCTCCGGGTCTTACCTAACTCATATCAAATGGATGTATTGAAGCAGTTTCTATGA
- a CDS encoding helix-turn-helix transcriptional regulator has product MFEICHRMPLASSLNGLNLMLVNYFVQHGIGSFAITYYSQHTKTGSKLIYEWASPDLRPWHQHYLDEHYAEGDFLVLVLHQRINETGLLEWEQKQYQWIAITQCYFHYLRKFLLDGAIKSVRLTRREQQCLMLTARGVRVDSISTTLGISQRTVNFHLQNANKKLGVNNKYLAIMRWKGIAPASV; this is encoded by the coding sequence ATGTTTGAAATTTGTCATCGTATGCCATTGGCTTCATCTTTGAACGGATTGAATTTGATGTTGGTGAATTATTTCGTTCAGCATGGGATAGGAAGTTTTGCGATTACTTACTATAGCCAGCACACCAAAACCGGATCAAAGCTGATCTATGAGTGGGCAAGTCCCGATTTGCGTCCCTGGCATCAACATTATCTTGATGAACATTATGCTGAGGGTGATTTTCTAGTTTTGGTTTTGCACCAGCGAATTAATGAAACGGGTCTGTTGGAATGGGAGCAAAAGCAATATCAGTGGATAGCTATTACTCAGTGTTATTTTCATTATCTCAGAAAATTTCTTTTGGACGGAGCTATAAAAAGCGTGAGATTAACACGCCGTGAGCAGCAATGTTTAATGCTAACCGCACGAGGAGTAAGAGTGGATAGTATCTCAACCACTTTAGGTATTTCCCAAAGGACGGTAAATTTTCATCTACAGAATGCGAATAAAAAATTGGGTGTTAACAATAAGTATTTAGCGATCATGCGGTGGAAGGG